In a genomic window of Halobiforma lacisalsi AJ5:
- a CDS encoding ATP-binding protein encodes MARVSVIGASGTGKSYYTGSLLEDRAPNFDISVHFDLEDEEGGLSVEGNALYGTLIVDRERFESIDWPKCLFNHRQVRVVPDALDDEEIQELYGRISAAAMALCKDLEIDDAPESALVSCDEAHQVLDKNKLDSRVNRMQTGGRKHGVETIHLTQRPALMPLTILSQSDRRVYFHVSEQRDIKKINKASVFDANRLKDLKAREAIVENKHSGEFEKIDTDNCGRDRPHFSGDDGLLDDALPV; translated from the coding sequence ATGGCACGAGTGAGCGTAATCGGGGCGTCGGGAACCGGAAAGAGCTACTACACCGGGTCGCTCCTCGAGGACCGCGCGCCGAACTTCGATATCAGCGTTCACTTCGACCTCGAAGATGAAGAAGGCGGACTCTCGGTCGAAGGGAACGCTCTCTACGGAACTCTGATCGTCGATAGGGAGCGATTCGAATCAATTGATTGGCCGAAATGCCTGTTCAACCACCGGCAGGTCAGAGTCGTTCCCGATGCCCTGGACGACGAGGAGATTCAGGAACTGTACGGTCGTATCAGCGCCGCCGCAATGGCGCTGTGCAAAGACCTCGAAATCGACGACGCGCCGGAGTCGGCGCTCGTCTCCTGCGACGAGGCCCACCAAGTCCTCGACAAGAACAAGCTCGACAGCCGCGTGAATCGGATGCAGACCGGCGGCCGGAAGCACGGGGTGGAAACGATCCACCTAACACAGCGACCGGCGCTGATGCCGTTGACGATCCTCTCACAGTCCGATCGTCGCGTCTACTTCCACGTGAGCGAACAGCGGGACATCAAGAAGATCAACAAGGCCAGCGTCTTCGACGCCAACCGGCTGAAGGATCTGAAGGCTCGCGAGGCGATCGTCGAAAACAAGCACTCGGGCGAGTTCGAGAAAATCGACACCGACAACTGCGGCCGGGACCGGCCGCATTTCAGCGGTGACGACGGACTGTTGGACGACGCGTTGCCGGTTTAG